The Methanosarcina acetivorans C2A genome includes the window CAGTACATTTAGCTCATGGATTGCTCTATTGTTACCTTTTCATGAAAGCCTGCCTTAACATAGCTATCCTTTGTTCAAAGTCAGCCCCTTCAAGCTCTTCTGCCACAGTTTTGAGAAGATCGGGTATTTCCAGATTCTGTGGGCATTTCTCAATGCATTGACCGCATTCAATGCATTGAGATGCAAGTCCTTCGGGCTCGGTGTTTGTGATTATTCCACCCATTCTCATTGCATACGTGAATCTGGCCTCATCCGCGTCCCCGAACATATGCAGGTTATTGTCAATCTCAAAGCATTCGGGAATGTTAACTCCTGAAGGGCAGGGCATGCAGTACCGACAGCCAGTACAGCCAATCTTCACAAGCTGACGGTATTTTTGTTCCACTTTCTTTACCAGCTGCAGTTCCTCTTCGGTGAAGGAATTCGGGAAAGCTTCATTTGCTGTCCTCAGGTTTTCCTCTATGTGAGACTCTTCATTCATGCCTGAGAGCACAACCGTAACCTCGGGATGGTTCCACACCCAGCGAAGGGCCCATTCTGCAGGTGTGTGTTTTACAGATGCCTCGTTCCAGATTTCTTTAACTTCAGTGGGAACTCGATTTGCCAGGTTCCCGCCGCGGAGAGGTTCCATCACAATTATACCCAGATCCTTCGAAGCTGCGTATACGAGCCCTTCGGTTCCCGCCTGGTTCTTTTCATCCATGAAATTATACTGGATCTGGCAGAAAATCCAGGGATATGCATCTACAATCCGCTTGAAATCGTCAGTTGGCCCGTGGAAGGAAAAGCCTGCGTTAATAATTCGTCCGTCGCTTTTGGCTTTGTCAAGGAAATCGACCACACCAAAAGCTTCCAACTTATCCCAGGTTTCTCCTACGAGACCCTGTAACAGATAATAATCCATATGGTCAGTTTGGAGCTTCTCCAGCTGGGCATTCAAGAGATTATCCATATCCTCCCGGCTCTCTACAATCCAAGATGGAAGCTTTGTGGCAAGTTTAACCTTTTCCCGATAGCCGTCAGCAAGAGCACGTCCTAAAAAGGGCTCACTCTGCCCCCTATGATACATCCAGGCCGTGTCAATATAGTTTACACCGTGATCGATTGCGTAGTGTAACTGGCTAGTTGCACGTTTTTCATCTATTGTACCGTCTTCTTTAATAGGAAGGCGCATGCATCCGAATCCCAGTGCTGAAAGTTCATCTCCGTTCTTAGGTATTTTTCTGTACAACATTTTTTTCTCCTTTTGCTGAAAATTCAAGAAGCTCTTATGCCTCCGATTTTCAATGGCTTCATCCATTACCAAAAAATGATAAATCCTGTTTTTTGGTAGAGATAAAAGGTACGGGGTTGATCAGAATTTACGGAACCTTCGATACACTACCGTATTTATATCAATCAGTAATTCTGGGTCACCAGATTAATCATTATCCATTAATTGCCGGGCTGGTGTTAATACCTGATTTTTTTTCTGTTACTATAAACTTTAGAATGAATTCCGTCCCATTGTTCCTTTTCAGTTCAAGTTCTGCATTTAGTTGCTCGACAAGAGTAGTTACAAGCTGAAGCCCCAGACTATCGAGATCTTCAATATTGAGATTTTCGGCAATGCCCACTCCGTTATCTGAGACGGACAGAATGAAATTGACACTACAGTTCTTGTTCGGGTTATTAATTTGTTCTCCGTTTTCTTCTCTATGTAGTTTTATTGTGATTTCTCCCGTCCCTCCATCTGGAAAAGCGTGTTTGAGGGAATTAGAAACAAGTTCATTAACAATTATCCCCAAAGGAACAGCAGTGTCCATGTCAAATGAAATATTCTGCTCCAAATCCAGCTTTAAGCGGATATCGGAGTTTCCGATCCTGTAAGTGTGGAAAAGACTTTTAGCAAGTTCTTCAATATACGGTGAAAAATTTAGCATTTCAAGCCCATCGCCTTTGTACAACTCTTCGTGTATCAAGGCCATTGATATTACTCTGGCCTGGCTTTCTCTGAAGGCTTCCAGAACTTCCGAATTCTTAATGCATTCTCTGTTTTTGAACTGTTCAGCCTGCAGATCCAGCAGTGAGGAGATCACTTGCAGGTTATTCTTGATCCTGTGATGAATTTCCTGTTTACGGACAGTCTCAATGTTTGCCAGAGCTTCTTCGGATTTTTTGCGCTTGGTAATGTCTCTAATGATATCGACTGTCCTTGGCTCTCCATTACTATCAGTGAAGGAGGCGATACTTACCTCTCCAGTAAACGTAGTTCCATCCTTACGCCTGTAAATGAGCTGGGCTCTTAACGATCCAGGGTGCGCACGTTCAGCCAACAAGGTTGATAGCGCCGGGTTCTGAGGGTCAAACATCACATCGAGTCCCTTGCCGATAAGCTCTTCTTCAGACCATCTCAGCATGCTACAGGCAGCCGGATTAGCCGATAGGATTTTTCCCCCATCTCTGGGGTCGGCCAGGACAATAGCATCCCTGCAGTGTTTGAAGAGCATGCAGTACATCATTTCGCTCTCCCATTGTGCCTTCACATCCTGCTTGTAGCCGAAAATTCGGTTATGCTCAAGCGACCGATGGATGGTACGATCCACCAGATCGAGGTCCCACACACCGATGTGACTGGGTTCGGGCGCAAAGGGCAATGGCTTCTCATCCTCGCGTAGCGCCGAATCAACCTGCTTACTGTCTGTGATGTCTTGAAAGATGGTGGTAAATCTACCTGGTTTGATCCGGTGTAGTGGCACCTGATAATGTTGCTCCTGTCCGTCAGCATGATGGTCGGACTGCACATACTTGCCAGTAAGGGCTGCCCGATCATAGTTCCTAATCCATAATGTATCCAGTCCTGGGTGAATTTCGAATTCCATATTGCCAGTTATTTCTTCCGGCAAAACTCTCATCCGGGATTCACGAGTCTGATTTGCCTCAGCAAAGCGGTAGTCTACTGGTTTGCCTGCTTCATCGGGGACAAGCTCGTCAGCTATAAAGAAGATTTCTTGCATGTACTCGAAGAGCTTATGGTACTTTTCCTCATTTTCCCGAAGTTTTCCCTCAAGCTCTTTTTGATCACTTATGTCGAATCCGTAAATGTTTACGCGCTCCTCTCCGGCTAGAGAATGGAATGAGAGCAGGTATACTCTTTCTCCCATTTTAACTTCAATTCTTTCCGGACGATTGCAGGAAATTACTCTCTGTACAATGTTTTCCATATTTTGGAGTCTTTTTAATTTTTTCTGGTTTTTCTTCAATTTCAAGACAACCACAAAATTTCATCCCAATTTGAGCAAATCAATTCACTCATTTAAAAATGTTGATTCATTTACACAAGCATTCACCAAAATTTTCCAAATTGTGGAACTATTTTTGTGGGAATTTCCGACAGCTACAGCTATAAGCCATCAAGTTTAAGAACTAATTATTCTCCAATTCTAGCATTATCCATATTGGAATCTTGCTCTCATTAAAGGTGAGAAACCTTTCCATTTTCCAGTGCTGAAACACCGTTTGTTGAAAAAAGTAAATAGATTGTATCAAAAATTAGTTAGTCCATTATCGGTTTTGAATGACCTTACTTTGTCTACTATATCACATATCAAAGAAAATATTTGTTCCATTGTATTATCTGTCTCAGGTGTAAAACCTTTTTTCAAGAAGCTCACATTCTTGCTGAAAATCTCTTCGGCATAAGAAATCGCTTTATGAGACGCTTCAGAAAGTTCAAGATCAGAGTTAAATTCTCGTATCTTCTGAATATGCGCAACAGCACTGATAACCGTATCAGAAAGTATCAATTGAGATATCTCATTGTAGGTAATCTTATCGTTATCTGGAATCTCTTCAACAGAACTGAATTCCTCATAATACCTCTTACTAACGTTTTTTAATTGATGAAACACACAAAAAGAATGAGTCACTTCAGGAAAGACCATTTTTACGGCTCCAATGATCGCTTTATCCTCATCAGAAACAATCTTTTTGATTTTATCTTCAGGAAATCGGTTCTTTATTCGTATAAAAAGAGGCATCAGAGCCTCAATTGTTGGTAACCTCTCAGTTACTTCAAAATCTAAAATGACCTTCTCTTTGGTAGCAACAACGTAAACAGATTTATATCGCATTTTTTTCCATTCTTTCTTTGTGAGTTTCGTTCCAATAAATTCTTCAAGCTTTTTTTTCCATCCATTCTTGATCCAATTCCCATCAACATACAATGTTTCTTCAAAGCTAACTCCTTGGTTCAAAAGTTCTTGCTTTGAAAGTTTTGCTAGTTTCTGTTCATATAACCACAATGAAGTGGGACAAGGAGCTCTTCCACAGACATTTATTACTCCTTCTGTATATGTTTCCCCAATTCGCCGAGAATTGTGCAGACTGCATCGTCCATCGTATCTGACATTTATTTGTGTATCATAATATTCAGAACTGTAATTTGCAGAACCCTGAACACCAATAACCCGATCATGATAATGTTTCTTACAAGTGGGACAAAGCCAGTATGTAACATTGAGAGATATAGTGCCGTAACGTGATATAATAAAACGAGTGTGATGAGAGTTAACATGTAATTTACTTCCACAACTATCACACTGAGTAGGGGAGAATATAGAGAACATAGGATAGTATCGATTTTCAACCAAAACTTTTGGCAAAGGAATTATTATTTTGCCGTCAACTATCGTTTTTATCATTGATTTATCTATTGCAATGTTTCCTTTTCCCATAAATAGAAAAAATATATCAATATAATTAAAATTTTATTGTTTTGCACGATATAGAGGGAAAACGAAAAACCAGAAAATAATAAAAAGTCTCATATTTTGAGGCAGCTTTTCTCCGACTACCACACTCCATTCATGCAATAAGGGTTCACCTACCTCGTTTGAGTAAAGAACAATTCCGTCCTTTCTCAGACTGAGCACTGGATTTGGATTATTTACTGGAAATTGTTCCACTTCTTTTTTCTTAATTCCTTTCAGGCTCTTTTTCTTTGAAGGCAAAGCCTTATTTTTATTCATTGTTGCAATCACTCACAGGAAAAACGATTTTTTAATTTAGAATAATATATAATTTAGTCTGGGTATTAATTATTAGTTATTTATAATAATTATGGTAAGTTTGATTAATAATAGACAAACTGTACTTTATAATGTATTAAATGTCTTAAAATAAGTAAGTTATTAGAAATTAATATATGATTAACATTAAAATAAAGAAACAAATTATTTATCATAAAAATGTATAATATATTTTACTATTTTTTTCCATATAAAACTCATAAGTATTCAGATATATGTCAAGTGTTACTTTTACTTCTCTATCCCCGAAAAACTGCATATCAATTGAAGTTCATATTATTTTGTAATTATGCTTACATGCGAAGAATGTATAATTGACATATTTTGGAATCGATGTACTAGGCTAATATTTTCACAAGGTTTATAATTTACACGGGAATACATTCCAACCACTTATCAAAATGAAAAAATAAGTATCTAATCCAGGTTATTTTGTTAAGCAGTATCAACAAAATAGTCTGGCGACGCAGTAAATTAATTCCCGAAAGGGTAAATAGAATAAGCTACTGGAATATCAGACTCGCACATGGAAGATTTTTATCCTCCCTTTTTCATCGGTGTAATCCATAAATTGTCGAATAGATTTGCTCAATGAGGGATCTCGTGGAATGCCTCTGAATAAAGGAAATTGATCAACAACAGTAATACGGTTATCCCATACTGTCATTTCGCTCGCATCTTCCAATGGACATCCGCATGTGAATCCAAAGAAGAAGTCACTCATTGCTTTGCCTTTTTCCTGTGCACTGAGCTGATCCCACCACGTTTCGAAATCGTCCCACTTTGCACTTTGCGGCCTGGTCGATGTTGTCAGAGCGCCGATCATCATATCTTTCTGAACCTGTGGGAAAAACATCTTCCACGCGTTCTCAAATGCTTTCATGTACTCCGCTTGCATCGCATCCTTTTTTTCAGGCTCATCATCGTTCCATCCTACGCCATAGGCTCCGCAGCTTCCATCAACGTCAATACTCGATTTTGATTCGGCTTCAAAAACGATTTCGCAACCTGGAAAACGATCTGCCAGCAAAGAAAAGAACTGGTGTACTTCTGTTTCTCCAAAGTAGCGGAAGAGTCCGCCAGCAATCATAAATAAGCCATTTTCAGTGTTAATGTCCTGACACCAGCTAGGATCAAGAAAAGACTTTGCAATGCACGTTGACCTATCCGTTTCCGGCAGCAACTGTTTTCTGACTTCAATGAGTTCGGGAAGGTCCAGGTCGTACCAGCGAATAATTCCGTTGTCAACGCGGTAAAATTCCGTTTCGAATCCGGCACCAAGATTAATTACCGATACGTGAGGGTGCTCTTTGATGTAAGCCTTTACCCTTTTGTCCAATTGCATTGCGCGTGCTGCATTGGCAAACAATGTAAAGTCAGCACCTGATTTCTCAAGTAAGGAAAAACAGTAATCAATTTGTTCGACGAGTTCAACGGCTTTTGCGTCATTGAATAATGAGGCATGTTCTTTACTTATCTTCGCTCGACTATACAATGTCACTAAGGAAGTTAGCGGCATGCCGCTTAAATTAATCTTCATCTTGGTCTGTTGCAAATCTATCATTCCTCCATTTTGACATCCTTGAATACATATCCTCACTCTTCTCTCCGGTATTCATGAGCATGTGGTATACAAGATCGCCAATTTCCAGGTAGAGTTGCTGCATAGTAACCCCATGAGTTTCCATGAATTTTCTTAGAAAGGGACTTATGTTCGCGATACCGTCGGTAATAAAGGTGCTTACGACCACCGCAACAGCTGGATTTACATCAGGTCTATAAGTCCCGTCCTCGATGTAGAATTTTATTGCCAGAAATATACTCTCATAGATCTCTTCAGTAAACTCAATGATCTCTTTTGCATCGGAACTCATACTATTTGCATCCGATAGATCGAACCTTCCTGACCGGAAATAAATACAGGCTCTGGCGTAGTCAGGGTATTCCTGAATAAACTTAATGGATGCCATGCTCAGTTCACCGAACTTGATATCACTAGCCTGCGCACTTTTTTGTTCCTCTGTGATCATAGCGCGGAGAATTTTGATTCCACGATTTACGACAGCAAAATAGAGTGATTCCTTATCTTTAAAGTAAAGATACAGAGTTGCCTTATTCAATTCTACTTCATTTGCAATCTCGTCCATTGTGACATCATCGTAACCTCGTGAAAAGAAAAGTTTTTCAGCAGCGTTGAGGATGTCTTCACGTCTTTGAGCTTTTTCCCGCTGCTTTCGTTCTGCTAGTGTCATTTTTGTATCACTTCTTTCACTTTAGATAATTCATTCATGGTTTGACTAAAAGTAAACTAACTCTTAGTTATTTAATAACTAAGAGTTACTTGTGGATAAATGTTTCTACTATTGAATTGATAAAACGCATATGAAATTCTTCGAATAACATGCACAAAGAAATGAAAGTAGTTTTTTTCCTTCCCTTTTTATCGATCAACCTCATCATTCTCTTTGGCAGTAAGGTTGTACTTATTTTGGTTCTTCGAAGCCGTGATAAAACTAACCAGTGAATTGCCATCGAAGGCTCAAATGTGACTTTGATCACGGATGCTAAATTGGCCTTTGAGGCAATTCTACTGCCCAAATTAATTTGGTGATCTAATTTGGTGATCTAAATTGGTTGAGGTTATAAACAAAGCTTGTGGTTTAGACATTCACAAACTCTTTTTCATTGCTACAATCCTCAGTAGATCTGGTGAAAAACAGCAACAACATTTCTATAGAACCCCTGACGGAATATTAGCTTTTAAAAACTGGGTTATCTCAGAGAACTGTGACGTTGTTGCCTGTGAATCAACGAGTGACTTTTGGGTTCCGATTTATGATGCGTTGATAAAACATCTACCTGTTATAGTTGGAAATGCCCGAGATATGAAGGCGTTTACACACAAAAAAACAGATAAGATCGATTCCGAATTCATCGCACAACTTGCATTGAATAATATGGTTCAACCATCAAGAGTTTTCCCAAAAAACCATAGAACATTTCGTTCATGTATTCGGCTTCGCCATAACCTTGTACAAAAAAGAACAGATATAAAAAATGAAGCTCACGCCATACTCGCACCTGAGATGTTTAGTCTGAAGAATGTGCTAACAGATAGTTTTGGTAAGAGTGGTAGAGCAATTCTATCAGGAATTTGTTCAGGTAAAAGCGTTGACCAGATTATTGCAAACCTTTCTCCAAATGTTCGTAAGAAAAGTAATCAGATAAGGGAAATTCTGGACAGAGAAATCTCTCAAGATACTGCATTCAGGCTTCAAATCTGTCTGGATATCATAAAGCATCTTGACAATGAAATCAAAATTTTGGAAAAAGAAATTTTCAATTATGCTTATAAAAATCATAAGCAAGAAATGGAAATTTTAATGTCTGTTCCAGGAATAGGAGAACTTGGAGCAGCAACTCTTATTGCTGAAATAGGCGATTTCAAAGATTTTTCTTCAGGAGATAAGCTTGCTTCATGGCTTGGCCTAGTTCCGAAGGTGTACCAATCAGCGGATAAATACCATAACGGTAGAATCACTAAGAGAGGATCTAAGGAAGCAAGGTGGATCCTAACACAGATTGCCCAGGCAGCAGCAAGAACGAAAAATAGCAGGTTAAAAGAGTTTTTCAACAGAAAAAAGAAGTCGATTGGACATTCAAAGGCGATTATTGCCCTAGCAAGAAAAATTGCAACAATTATCTGGCATCTGATTACAAAAGAGGAGATGTATGAAGATGAAACTGGATATAAAAAGGGAGAAATTCAAAAGAGAAAGATAGGTGAGACTGAGATGTTCTCAGTTGATGAAAGGATCAAAATAATGAGTGAAATATACGTAATTGCGAGAAATGAAGAAAAAGAGAGTACGTGAGGAAGATCTCCTCATATACTTTCATGCTAAATAGTTACTATATTAAGGACTGACCAGTAATTTTATAAAAAAATTGTAAACTAAATCGGGATGTACCCTGAATGCCTTTAAAGAACAGAATGACTAACACTTATTAATTTTGAATATTGAGGGACAGTCAAACTCCTGACTCTTGTCTGGGTATTTCGCGGCAATTACGAGTGAAATCCGTGGATTAGAGGTTCCGAGAACATGAGCAGGCCCTATTTCTATGGCATCAGGCCGACCTTATCCTGGGCCATCATCTCAATCGAGTACGGCTCATCAGGTTTATCAGTCCTTCCCGTACCACGGCTGTCTCACAGACTTTGCTTTCTCCTGAGCCCACTTCTCCAGGCCCATCTTCCTTAATTGAAGAAGGAGCGTGAACATATCCCGCTATTTATAACTGAATCGTCACGCAATTTTATTCGATCACTGCCTGGACAAAAGATAAAAGGCTACAGACTTCCCTGTTTTTGTTTACCCCACTGAAATAAATTCTTTTGTAATCCTCAGCGGTCACGTTGTGAATTTGAGAAAATCCTCTCTCCGAAAGGAAAGTTTCGACTGCACTTTCCTTGATGCCAAATTTAAAAGGCTCTCCCTGCTTTGCCGCATAGTTCCGCATATTCTTTCCAACTTCCAGCTCGCAACTTCCATCAACTACGGATTCAGGAAAATAATCGAAAAGAATAGTACTGCCTTTTCCGGAATTTTCTGCAATGAAAGACAGAGCTTCATCAACCGCTTCGGGAGGAATATACACAACAAGCCCTTCCATGATGAAGAGAGTCTTCAACGACCTGTCGTATCCCTTTTCCATTAGTCGCTCACCAAAATTTTCGGTCTCAAAGTCAACTGGCACATATATAATATGATTCGGAAGAAAACCAAAGATCTCTTTGATATTTTTGATTTTCACGTACTGTGTATCTGGATGGTCCACTTCAAATACCTTTATTTCCCCTTTTAAGCCTTCAATCCTGTATGCTCTGGTATCATATCCTGCGCCTAGAACAACCAGCTGTTCAAGCCCGTCATCAATCGATTTCTTCACAAAATCGTCAAAGTACCTGACTCGGATCCGAACAGAACTGGCAAATCCTGGGAAGAGACGCTCGTAATACTCATGTGCTGCCCTTGCCTTTTGAGGGTCACTGAATGGCTCGAGCGTTTCCTGGCTGATAAAGTAAATAGCATAAGGGTCGTAGCAGATGCGTTCACCCTCAGGCTTTTGGGATTCTAAGGCTCTGTGAAGTGCAATTCCCTCAGCCATTTTGCTGAATTTCTTTTTATTTATGTTTGTTTCTGCTGATTTCTGCATTTGTGATTCATCCCTTTAGTATTCACAGTTTAAAAATAATTTTGATTGCATCTGATTTGTAGTAGTCGTTTTTCGGTTTTCTGAACAGTTAACTGATTTTTATTTTGCGTCCCCCCTTTCCGTGTTCATAAGCATCCGATGCACGAATTCGGCAACATCTGTAAAAAACTGATATTTATCTATTCCCCTCTTTTCCAGTAATTTTATAAAATCTGAACGCATTTCAGTTAGATTTTTGAGAATCAGAGTCAAAAAAACGGTCACTTCTACAGGGTCCACATCACGCCGAATTAATCCTTCATCGATTCCTGATTTTATCGCGTTGCACGTTATGACAAAAGTATCCTGGCGAAGCTTGAGAATTTCTTTTGCAACTTCATTCATATCTTCACTATCTTCAATATCGAACCTATCCGACCGAAAATAAAGATATGCTCGGTTATGATTTGGATATTTGTTAACAAATTCAAAGTATACTCTTGCAATTGTATCCAGTATTTCGACTCCTGTTTTGCAGCTTTTTATACTTTCTTCGATCATGGCATTGAGGAGTTTTATGCCTCGAAGGACAATAGTGAAAAAAAGTGACTCTTTGTCTTTGAAGTAGAGGTAAAGCGCGGCTTTGCTCAGCTCAACTTCATTAGCAATGTCATCCATCGAAACGCTATCATACCCTCTGGAGAAGAAAAGTTTCTCTGCTGCATCGAGTATATAATTGCGCTTCCTCTCTTTTTCCTGTTCCTTAATTTCCTTTATTGACAATTCCATCACCAGGAAATGAACGTTATTCCTTTTAGTTACTAATGGTAACAATTATGACTTATAGTCATAATAAGCTATAAAAGTTTGCATTCTGTTATGATATCCCAAAATAATTCGCGGTAACTATGATGCTTGTAATCCCTGATTCACTGTGGAACTTAATAGGAAAAAGATCTGTTAGAAAATTGCTAAAAAGCAAAGGTGAATCTACCACGACTATAGCTGAGATTCAGGGGATTTCAACTCGTCGAGTTCAGCAGATATAAGCAGATATATAAAGAATATGCTGAAACTGGCCAGCTTTCTCAAGTTGGCAATGATTTTGGAAGACCTAAGAAACTGCTATCATCTGACGACAAGAGTATCATTGATCAAGCTCATTCTGATTTGCACGTCAAGAAATAAAAAGAAACGCAGAAGAAAGTTGGGGAAGACCGAGCGTGAACATAGCATAATCGAAACGAGTTTAGAGATGTTTTATCCTGAAACAATTTAGTTTCGAAACTTTTTTCTTACTCCTTTTCCTCGCTACTTTTTCTTATTCCTTTTTCTTACCATCAGTTATTTAGCAGCCTAAACAATCTAATTCCTGTTCCAAATTTCGTTTCAATCCATATCTGGGACTTCTGCCAGGATAAGAAAATAAATAGCCGAGTGTAGGCTATTTGTTAACCTCGTTACCAACAAAGTAATTTATTTGTACAGTAATAAATGCTCGGGAAGATAGAAAAAGTCGTCTAAAATCTCACACTCGAACGTGAACGATTTTTATTCTTCCTTTCTCATCAGTGTAATCCATGAATTGTCTAACCGACATGCTCAGGGAAGGATCTCGGGGAATGTCTCTGAACAGGGGAAATTGATCGACAACAGTAATACGGTCATCCCATGCTACCATTTCGCTTGCATCTTCCAGCGGACATTTGCAGGTGAAGCCAAAGAAGAAATCACTCATTGCTTCGCCTTTTTCCTGTGCGCTGAGCTGATCCCACCACGTTTCGAAATCATCCCACTCTGCACTTTGCGGCCTGGTCGATGTTGTCAGAGCGCCGATCATCTGAGATTTCAGACTCTGTGGAAGTATCGTCCAGCCGTTTTTAAGCGCCCTTATGCAATCCTCTTGCATTGCGTCTCTTTTCTCAGGCTCCTCATCACTCCATCCTGCTCCATAGGCTCCACACCTTCCATCTACATCATTGCTCGATTTTGATTCTGCTTCAAACACGATTTCGGAACCTGGTAAGCGATCTGCTATTAACGAGAAGAATTGACGTACCTGAGCTTCATCAAAGAAGCGGAAAAGCCCACCTGCGATCATAAAGATGCCATTTTCATTTTTTATAGCCTGACACCAGCCAGGATCAAGGAACGAATTTGCAATGCATGCTGTCCTATTCATTTCTGGGAGTAAATGCTTTCTGACTTCGATGATCTCGGGAAGGTCTAGATCGTACCAGTGAATTGCACCGTTGTCAACACGGTAAAATCCAGTGTCAAAGCCGGCACCAAGATTAACCACTGATGCGTGAGGGTGTTCTTTGATGTAAGCCTTTACCTTGTTGTCGAATTGCATTGCTCGTGCCGCAGTGGCGAACAATAAATAGTCGCCCGATGACTTCTCAAGCGTTAAAAAATCGTAATCAATTTGTTCAATGAGTTCAATCGCTTTGGCATCATTGAATAATGAGCTATATTCTTTACTGATCTTCGCTCGAGCACATAGCGGCACTAAGGGAGTTCCCAGTACTCTGCTAAAGTTAACTTTTATTTTGGTCTGTTGCATATCTATCACCCATCCATTTTAACGTTCTAGCATGGATATCCTTACTCTTCTCTCCGGTATTCATGGTCATGTAGATCACAAGATCGCTGATTCCCAGGTAAAGTTGTTGCACAGTAATCCCATGAGTTTCCATGAACTTTCTTTGAAAGGGACTTATGTTCAGGAGACCGTCGGCAATAATAGAATTTAAGATCAACACTACAACTGGATTCAGATCAGGTCTATAAGTTCCATCCTCGATGTAGTTTTTTATTGCCGAAAGTGATTTCTCGTAGAGTTCTTCTATGAATTCAATGATCTCTCTTGCATCGGAATTCATATCTTTGCTATTCGAAAAATCGAATTTTCCTGACTGGATGTAATTGCAGGCTCTGAGATAGTCGGGGTATTCTTGAATGAATTTACTGCATGCCATGCTTATTCCACCGGCTTTGAGACCGCTAGCCTGCGCATTTTTTGCTTCCTCCGCAACCATAGCGCGGAGGATTTTGATTCCACGATTTACGACAGCAAAATAGAGTGATTCCTTATCTTTGAAGTAAAGATACAATGTAGCCTTATTCAATTCTACTTTGCTTGCAATCTCATCCATTGAGACGTCATCGTAACTTCGTGAAAAGAAAAGTTTTTCAGCAGCGTTGAGGATGTCTTCGCGTCTTTGAGCTTTTTCCCGCTGCCTTCTTTCTGTCAGTGTCATTTTGCTATCACTTCGCTCGCTTCGGATAATTCGTCCATGGAATGGCTAAGATAGTTAAATAACTATTTAGTTATTAAATGACTATTTATTTATTAATTATAAATGTTTCGATTTTTGGATATATAAATAAGATTATAATATTAAGGACTGAGCAGTTTTTTTCTTGAGAAGCTACAAACTAAATCTGCATGCCTTCTAAATGAATATCCTTGGAGAACAGGAAAGAGAAAAACAGGAGCAGTGTAGAAAATAAGGTTGCAGAAATTATTCTGAAAAATTCAGGAACATCATAAAATACGAAATAATTGAAGCTCCGAGAGAGATGAAAAAGCCTGGACAGTATAATTGTAGCCCTTCTCAGGATCTCCAGGCCCATCTTCC containing:
- a CDS encoding TetR/AcrR family transcriptional regulator, with product MTLTERRQREKAQRREDILNAAEKLFFSRSYDDVSMDEIASKVELNKATLYLYFKDKESLYFAVVNRGIKILRAMVAEEAKNAQASGLKAGGISMACSKFIQEYPDYLRACNYIQSGKFDFSNSKDMNSDAREIIEFIEELYEKSLSAIKNYIEDGTYRPDLNPVVVLILNSIIADGLLNISPFQRKFMETHGITVQQLYLGISDLVIYMTMNTGEKSKDIHARTLKWMGDRYATDQNKS
- a CDS encoding class I SAM-dependent methyltransferase, encoding MQQTKIKVNFSRVLGTPLVPLCARAKISKEYSSLFNDAKAIELIEQIDYDFLTLEKSSGDYLLFATAARAMQFDNKVKAYIKEHPHASVVNLGAGFDTGFYRVDNGAIHWYDLDLPEIIEVRKHLLPEMNRTACIANSFLDPGWCQAIKNENGIFMIAGGLFRFFDEAQVRQFFSLIADRLPGSEIVFEAESKSSNDVDGRCGAYGAGWSDEEPEKRDAMQEDCIRALKNGWTILPQSLKSQMIGALTTSTRPQSAEWDDFETWWDQLSAQEKGEAMSDFFFGFTCKCPLEDASEMVAWDDRITVVDQFPLFRDIPRDPSLSMSVRQFMDYTDEKGRIKIVHVRV
- a CDS encoding IS110-like element ISMac14 family transposase, with amino-acid sequence MVEVINKACGLDIHKLFFIATILSRSGEKQQQHFYRTPDGILAFKNWVISENCDVVACESTSDFWVPIYDALIKHLPVIVGNARDMKAFTHKKTDKIDSEFIAQLALNNMVQPSRVFPKNHRTFRSCIRLRHNLVQKRTDIKNEAHAILAPEMFSLKNVLTDSFGKSGRAILSGICSGKSVDQIIANLSPNVRKKSNQIREILDREISQDTAFRLQICLDIIKHLDNEIKILEKEIFNYAYKNHKQEMEILMSVPGIGELGAATLIAEIGDFKDFSSGDKLASWLGLVPKVYQSADKYHNGRITKRGSKEARWILTQIAQAAARTKNSRLKEFFNRKKKSIGHSKAIIALARKIATIIWHLITKEEMYEDETGYKKGEIQKRKIGETEMFSVDERIKIMSEIYVIARNEEKEST
- a CDS encoding class I SAM-dependent methyltransferase; its protein translation is MQKSAETNINKKKFSKMAEGIALHRALESQKPEGERICYDPYAIYFISQETLEPFSDPQKARAAHEYYERLFPGFASSVRIRVRYFDDFVKKSIDDGLEQLVVLGAGYDTRAYRIEGLKGEIKVFEVDHPDTQYVKIKNIKEIFGFLPNHIIYVPVDFETENFGERLMEKGYDRSLKTLFIMEGLVVYIPPEAVDEALSFIAENSGKGSTILFDYFPESVVDGSCELEVGKNMRNYAAKQGEPFKFGIKESAVETFLSERGFSQIHNVTAEDYKRIYFSGVNKNREVCSLLSFVQAVIE
- a CDS encoding TetR/AcrR family transcriptional regulator, with protein sequence MELSIKEIKEQEKERKRNYILDAAEKLFFSRGYDSVSMDDIANEVELSKAALYLYFKDKESLFFTIVLRGIKLLNAMIEESIKSCKTGVEILDTIARVYFEFVNKYPNHNRAYLYFRSDRFDIEDSEDMNEVAKEILKLRQDTFVITCNAIKSGIDEGLIRRDVDPVEVTVFLTLILKNLTEMRSDFIKLLEKRGIDKYQFFTDVAEFVHRMLMNTERGDAK